One part of the Denticeps clupeoides chromosome 16, fDenClu1.1, whole genome shotgun sequence genome encodes these proteins:
- the irx5a gene encoding Iroquois homeobox protein 5a produces the protein MAYPQGYLYQPSASLALYSCPAYGASVISGPRTEELGRSSSGSAFAPYAGSAAFSSGASPGYNSHLAYGADAAAAATFTSYVSSPYDHTTGMAGSIGYHPYAAPLGSYPYGDPAYRKNATRDATATLKAWLNEHRKNPYPTKGEKIMLAIITKMTLTQVSTWFANARRRLKKENKMTWTPRNRSEDEEEDENIDLEKNDDDEPNKPLDSTDTESDNKLINPEEIPCDRFKEEARGKELDPLLSDTELKDPEEPAKPTTSSPAAVTAAHEKPSDPSGGAGNATSVIHSPPSAPKPKLWSLAEIATSTDRCRGEGAPAAGASPSRSAPQQCAVLSRPIYYTSPFYPGYTNYGSFGHLHGSHGSGTGSAAPFSGLNQTVLNRAEALVRESKARSQTQVDVCKDPPYELKKGMSNI, from the exons ATGGCGTATCCTCAGGGCTACTTGTACCAGCCGTCCGCGTCCCTGGCGCTCTACTCGTGCCCGGCGTACGGCGCCAGCGTCATCTCGGGACCGCGCACGGAGGAGCTGGGCCGCTCGTCGTCCGGTTCCGCGTTCGCCCCGTACGCCGGTTCGGCGGCGTTCAGCAGCGGCGCGTCGCCCGGGTACAACTCGCATCTGGCGTACGGCGCGGACGCGGCGGCCGCGGCCACCTTCACGTCGTACGTG AGTTCCCCGTATGATCACACCACGGGCATGGCCGGGTCCATCGGGTATCACCCCTACGCTGCTCCCCTGGGCTCGTATCCGTACGGCGACCCGGCTTACCGCAAGAACGCCACCCGGGACGCCACGGCCACGCTGAAAGCCTGGCTGAACGAGCACAGGAAGAACCCCTACCCCACCAAGGGCGAGAAGATCATGCTGGCCATCATCACCAAGATGACCCTCACCCAAGTGTCCACCTGGTTCGCCAACGCCAGGAGGAGGCTCAAGAAGGAGAACAAGATGACCTGGACCCCGCGGAACCGGagcgaggacgaggaggaggacgagaacATCGATTTGGAGAAAAACGACGACGACGAGCCCAATAAGCCCCTCGACTCGACAGACACCGAGTCAG acaataaattaataaacccCGAGGAAATACCGTGCGATCGGTTCAAAGAAGAAGCCCGCGGGAAGGAGCTGGACCCACTCTTGTCCGACACGGAATTAAAAGATCCGGAGGAGCCGGCGAAGCCCACCACCTCCTCCCCCGCGGCCGTGACCGCGGCCCACGAGAAGCCGTCGGACCCGAGCGGCGGCGCCGGCAACGCCACGTCCGTCATCCACTCGCCGCCCTCCGCGCCCAAACCCAAACTCTGGTCCCTGGCCGAGATCGCCACGTCCACGGACAGGTGTCGCGGCGAGGGGGCTCCGGCCGCGGGGGCGTCGCCATCCCGCTCCGCCCCCCAGCAGTGCGCCGTCCTCTCCCGGCCCATTTACTACACGTCCCCGTTTTACCCGGGCTACACGAACTACGGCTCCTTCGGACACCTCCACGGCAGCCACGGGTCCGGGACGGGATCCGCGGCGCCCTTCAGTGGATTAAACCAGACTGTGTTAAACAGGGCCGAGGCCCTGGTCAGGGAGAGCAAGGCGCGCAGCCAAACGCAGGTAGATGTGTGTAAAGACCCCCCTTATGAACTGAAGAAAGGTATGTCAAACATCTAA